GACAAGAGGGCAAAATAAAAATAGAAATGGAGATAGGTACTATGAAAATCGCAGTTGTTTCTGCAAATGGCAAAGAGGGCAAACTAATCGTTCGGGAAGCCATGGAAAGAGGGCTTGACGTTACGGCAGTTGTACGTGGGGAAAACCGGTCCGATGCCACACAGGTAATCAAAAAGGATCTTTTCGATTTGACGGCTTCGGATTTGAAGGGCTTTGATGTCGTCATTGACGCGTTTGGCGCATGGTCTCCGGAAACCCTGCCTCTGCACGGTACATCCTTAAAACATTTGTGCGATATCGTAAGTGGGCAGGATGCAAGGCTTTTGATTGTCGGAGGAGCCGGTAGCCTGTATGTGAACCCGAAACATACTCTGCAGCTTATGGATGCCTCGGATTTCCCCGACATGTTCAAGCCTTTGGCCTCCGCAATGGGCAAGGCGCTGGAAGAACTCCGTACCAGGGATGATGTGAAATGGACGTACATCAGTCCGGCTGCCGATTTCCGGGCTGATGGAGCCAGAACCGGCAAATATATTCTGGGAGGAGAAGAGCTGCCCCTGAGCTCCAAAGGAGAGAGTACCATCAGCTACGCGGATTATGCGGTGGCGATGGTGGACGAGGCCGTAAACGGAGATCATGTCCGGCAGAGGATTTCCGTGGTAGCCGAATAACGGCTTATTTATGACAAGCCGGCTCATCGGCTTGGCGCCTGAAAGTAAGCCGGCTTGTGAAAGAACGCGTCGAAATTGCGGTGTTCCGGGGAGCGCGGGAGGTAAACCTCCGGCTACCGAATGAGCGCTTTTTCTTTTTTATAAGTAGAGTTCCGGGCAATCGAAATAGGAAATTGCCGGTGGGAGATGCTTTTGGTCACTCGCGCTTGGATCATGCAAGAGTTTAGTGCAGAACTTTGCCGTAAGAGGAAAATCAACTGTACACAGGTTGATTTAGAATTTCCAGGTGAGTGAGATGTTACCGTAGAGGCTTTCGTCTCCGTGTATGTAGAGTTCGCTGCCAGCGTTGAGTTGGAGGGAGATGGCTTGATTGATGCCGAGAGCGACTCCGGCTTCCAGGGCGATGCTGTCGCGGCCCGGGAATTTGACTTTGTTTGAAAAGCCGTAGTTGCTGGCGGCAAAAGCGGTATCGGTGGTGCCGGCACGGTTCATGAATTCATGGTTCCAGGTGGCTGAGGCTTTTGCCAGCCAGGAGGATTGGCCGCTGATGGTTATGGGACTGGTGATGATCTGGCCACCGAGTCGGGTTCTGAGGGATTGGTAGGCGTTGGAACCCAAGGCAAGGCGCGAGGCTTCCGAACCGTTTTCCGTGCAGGATGGGCGCGTTGCCAGTCCGTAGTCCAGGGATGCCAGCGATCTGGCGATGACGGAACCCAGATCTTTGTCGTACGAGCCTTGCAGGCGGATGGTTCCGGAGAATCCGGTCCAGTCCGCAGAGTGGCTGGCGTCGTAGCCGTTGAACGCGATTTGGCGCTTCATTCGCATTTGGTCGATTCCGGCCCGGCCGAGCAGGGCCAGTTTGAAGCCTTCCGGCTGGGGGGCGTATTCGAGTTGTCCGCCCAGCATGAAGCTGTTGCCTTCCAGTTTGCCGTTGGTGTCGCCACGCATGTTCAGGTAATTGAAGACGGCATGTCCTCCGTAATGCAGTTTTTCGCTGGTTTGCCGCCTGATACCGACCAGGGTTCCGATGTTATACGATTTGTATCCAATGCTTCCCGGCTGGTCGTTGCCGTTTGTGTAAGGCTGGATGAACAGGTAGTTTCCTTGTCCGGAGTTGATGTAGGTTTTTGTGCCGGAGAAGACGGTGTCTGACAGCATCCGCTGCATATCCAGAGTGGCTAGTGCCGCGGCACCGTAGGCATCGGCAGACAAGCGGGGCAGTGCAAAGCGGATGTCGCTGCCGTCCTGTGCAGAGAAGTCGAGCGCACCGAACAGGGAGCGCATTTTTTCTGGAGACGCTGCCGCGATGTGGTCCAGGGCTCGCCCCGTTTCCCGGGCACTCGAGGAACTCACTTCAGCGTATTGGCTGTAGGCATTGGCGGCACGGTTTGTGGTGACGACGATTCCGTGGTGTCCGGTGGTGCTTTCCTGACGGGTGGTGACGGTGAGCGTCGGTGACATTGGATCACAGACCAGGGTGTAGTCGGGCAGGAAGTCGCCAGTGACTTCCAGAGGTGTAACGGAGAAGGAATCCCGGTAGTAGCCGCGTTGCAGTGCCAGCTCCAGTGTTCCTTCTATTTGTGCATTTCCGTCGATGGCGATGAGGTCATGTTGGCCGGAGTCATTTAATTCCATCAGGAGACGGCCTGTTTCCGTCTGCACGAAGTTTCCCTGGATGTTGACGGTACCGATACTGTTGCCCGGGGAGAGTGTACCTTTGTTTTCTATGAGCTCATCTACACAGTATGTTCCGTTACCGGTCAGGGTGGCACCGTGTTCTACGACGACCGACAGGATGTCGGCACTACCGTTGTAGGAAAGTGTTCCTCCTGCCACGCGCATGGCGATCCCGGTAGGACCGGAAATTTTTCCGTCGTAACGCATGGAAAAGGATGCGTCTGGCTGATCCATGGCTTGTCCCAGGGCATCGGCCATTTTGCCGAAGGTCAGTTTTGTAATGAGTCTATCCGAGCTTACGGCTTGGAGGTTGTCGTTGTTCCAATCCCATTCTGAAATGATGTCTCCGGATACGGAGGCTCCGGCCATGATATTGATCTGATCCACATAGGCGTTGTTGGAAATGAAAATTGCCGCTTTGCTTCCCGCAAGGCTTCCGGTGACGTCAAAACTATCCACCAGTGCACCCTTGAGGGAATCCAGCAAGGGGCCTTGTGTCCATGACTCCTCGTCATTGAGCCATTTGGATCTCATCCATGATCCCCGCCATTCTTCCTTGTCTCCCATTTCGTTGCTTCCGAAATCGAATCGGGCTGAAATTCCCTTGCCCCCCAAGGCCTGTAATGAACCTCTGTGGACGATATGGTGGTTTCTTCCGTAGGCAACCAAAAGGGCATTTCCTTCGGTGCCATTGGCATGGACCCTGACGTTTGGGTCAATGGTCAAGGTGTTTCCGCTTCCGTCCATACGGATGCCGATGCCCCATTTTCCTGAGGAAAGCAGGTCGGCTGTCTGCCGGATGGTGTTGTGGCTGCCATAGATGTGAAACCCTGTGCCATAGGTAGTAGGGTTGTATTGGCCTTCCTTCCATCCGGTTCCTTCTGCATTTCGGGCATAGTAGGGGTTCTTGTTGATGTAGGTCAGTCCATCGTTGTACAGAGAATTTCCGTAAAAATTGCGGCGGTCCAGTTCCAGCCCGCAATCCTGCATGACAGCCAGTTCCGCTTCCATCAGGATATTCCAGTTTCGATAGCCCTGATGGCTCATCAGTGAATTCTGCAATTCGATGTGGCTGAACTCAGGGAAATAGTAATCGATTTTACCAGCTTCTTCATCCCATACAAATTCCCAGCCGTTGACGGGAAGTCCGGCGACCCGGTCTTCTGTAGAGTCATCCGGCCAGGCTAAAAGAGCTCCCTGCAAGACTTCTTCGACATGGTTTCCGGTAAAATAAACTCCGACATGAGATAATTTTCCGTTTGTTACAAATGCGGTTCCATCATCTTCCTTACTGCCTTTTTCCGTGATGACCATCCCGTCTTGCGCTGCATGACCATAGATGTCACGCAGGCCGGCATTCCACAAGGATTTCCCTGTGAAGGAGAATAAGGTATTATCGCTGTTAGCATCGATGTCGCGTGCCAATCCCAAGGCATGCATCATTTCATGGAGCAGGGTGGAGGGGAGATCCGCTTTTTCTCCGTTTTCCGGGAAAGAGGGCATAGGAGACGTGTTCCATTCGCCATTGAAATATTGGGCATGATCAATTGTGATTAGAGCCAGGGCTCCGTCCAATTCCGGATCCCCTAAAGGAGGATTTCCCGTCAACGCGGAACTCAGCATGGTATATCCATTGGGTAGATAATCGCTCGTTGCAGAGGCGTTATCATCATATTCACCCTCGGTGACAATGGCAATATTGAGAGGCGCTTGGTTCTTTGCCTTGGGTGCCAAGATGGAGGCCCAGTAGGAAAGTCCGTCGATGATGGCAGCCTTTTCCCTGTCATTTAATGTAAAGTCCGAACCGTCTTTCTCGGGGGCGGCCTCCGGATGCTCGCCCGGATTGTAAAGGTAGAGTTGGAAAAACGGAGTTCCGTCGGAACCGGGAACATTGAGAATATCAATGGCTTGCCCTGACGGAATGCCTGCCAGGATGGACAAAGAGAGGAACTTCAAGATAGTAGAAAATTGCGACATATATTATGGGTATAGAAAAACAACCCTGAAAATCAACTTATTTTCTAAAAATTCAAATAAAACGGGCTGAATCACGACATGGGTACCTGAGATGATCCAGCCCGTCAGGGAATGTACGAGGTTATTGAACTTCGGGGAGAAGGTGTGTTTACCAGGTCCAGATATTTTGGATCTGGAGGACAACGTCTGTCTGGCCGCGTTTGCCGTGGATCGGGTTGTGAACGACCTGGATGTCGG
This is a stretch of genomic DNA from Akkermansia sp. N21116. It encodes these proteins:
- a CDS encoding NAD(P)-dependent oxidoreductase produces the protein MKIAVVSANGKEGKLIVREAMERGLDVTAVVRGENRSDATQVIKKDLFDLTASDLKGFDVVIDAFGAWSPETLPLHGTSLKHLCDIVSGQDARLLIVGGAGSLYVNPKHTLQLMDASDFPDMFKPLASAMGKALEELRTRDDVKWTYISPAADFRADGARTGKYILGGEELPLSSKGESTISYADYAVAMVDEAVNGDHVRQRISVVAE
- a CDS encoding autotransporter outer membrane beta-barrel domain-containing protein; translation: MSQFSTILKFLSLSILAGIPSGQAIDILNVPGSDGTPFFQLYLYNPGEHPEAAPEKDGSDFTLNDREKAAIIDGLSYWASILAPKAKNQAPLNIAIVTEGEYDDNASATSDYLPNGYTMLSSALTGNPPLGDPELDGALALITIDHAQYFNGEWNTSPMPSFPENGEKADLPSTLLHEMMHALGLARDIDANSDNTLFSFTGKSLWNAGLRDIYGHAAQDGMVITEKGSKEDDGTAFVTNGKLSHVGVYFTGNHVEEVLQGALLAWPDDSTEDRVAGLPVNGWEFVWDEEAGKIDYYFPEFSHIELQNSLMSHQGYRNWNILMEAELAVMQDCGLELDRRNFYGNSLYNDGLTYINKNPYYARNAEGTGWKEGQYNPTTYGTGFHIYGSHNTIRQTADLLSSGKWGIGIRMDGSGNTLTIDPNVRVHANGTEGNALLVAYGRNHHIVHRGSLQALGGKGISARFDFGSNEMGDKEEWRGSWMRSKWLNDEESWTQGPLLDSLKGALVDSFDVTGSLAGSKAAIFISNNAYVDQINIMAGASVSGDIISEWDWNNDNLQAVSSDRLITKLTFGKMADALGQAMDQPDASFSMRYDGKISGPTGIAMRVAGGTLSYNGSADILSVVVEHGATLTGNGTYCVDELIENKGTLSPGNSIGTVNIQGNFVQTETGRLLMELNDSGQHDLIAIDGNAQIEGTLELALQRGYYRDSFSVTPLEVTGDFLPDYTLVCDPMSPTLTVTTRQESTTGHHGIVVTTNRAANAYSQYAEVSSSSARETGRALDHIAAASPEKMRSLFGALDFSAQDGSDIRFALPRLSADAYGAAALATLDMQRMLSDTVFSGTKTYINSGQGNYLFIQPYTNGNDQPGSIGYKSYNIGTLVGIRRQTSEKLHYGGHAVFNYLNMRGDTNGKLEGNSFMLGGQLEYAPQPEGFKLALLGRAGIDQMRMKRQIAFNGYDASHSADWTGFSGTIRLQGSYDKDLGSVIARSLASLDYGLATRPSCTENGSEASRLALGSNAYQSLRTRLGGQIITSPITISGQSSWLAKASATWNHEFMNRAGTTDTAFAASNYGFSNKVKFPGRDSIALEAGVALGINQAISLQLNAGSELYIHGDESLYGNISLTWKF